A region of the Peromyscus leucopus breed LL Stock chromosome X, UCI_PerLeu_2.1, whole genome shotgun sequence genome:
ttatGTCCTTATCTCAATGACAGGAAAACCTTAAGGGTCAACGGGGACAGTGGAATTTGCTGGTAATTTTACTGAGGGATCTTCACTAGTTTGGTCAGTGGCATCAGAGTCATCTTcatctctggcttctgtttgTCCTTGGTCATTTTTCAAAGCCTCTTCGTAAATGGCAGAGATGGCACTAGGTGTTGTTTGGTTTATCTTGGCCAAATATTCCAGGACTTTCATCTTGCTTGTTTCAGCATAGGCTTGGGGACCCCACAGGAACTCATAGCGTGGAGGAACACTGCCGGCCACCTGCCTGTACTCCAGGTACTGCAGCTTCACCAAATAGTGGGTCAGGAGCTTCCGGGGCTCACCAAAGATGCGGTGCTTCTTTCCTGGATAGATTCGCTTCTTCTTCAGGACTTTCCAGATGTCTTCTTCACTGGCACAATTGCCCCTAATGAGGATAATACCTAAGACACACATCACAAAAGCAGTCTTGGGAAAGCCTTTGCCAGCACGAATCCTCCCATTGTTGGGGAGCTTCAGCTTGCTGATGAGGTTGTATGAGGGCTCACTGGAGTTGACTTCTCTCACTTCCACTGCAAAGGCATCTTCGAGCTTCTGAGAGGCTTTCCTGAAGATCTCAGGGAAGTCGTCTTCATACTTCTTGGTGATAACCTTCAGCATGCCTTCCTTAGTAGTAAGCTGCCTCAAATTGAAGTTGTGGAGCAGGTGCTGTAAGAGCACTATTACCTTTCTTGCTACCATATCTTGGTGAGGACGGATGGTGCAGGGCTGGTCCTCAACGGGGGATTCCTTTTCCTGGAATTCTTCACTTTCCCCACAGGAATTCTCACGTGATTCAGAGGAAGAAATACTCAGAGTGCTTGAGGCAGATGGTGTTGCTTTCTGAGGAGCCTCGGGAGTGCTGGAAGACTCAGCCTCAGGCTGGGTCTGGGAAGCAGCAGAGGACTTTTCTGCTGCCTCTTGTGGTTCCTCTACTGTTTCCTGAACACCTCCACAAGCCTGAGCCTCACCTCGGGCCTGGTGGCGTTTCTTCCGGGCATGGCGCTTATTCTTATGACCACGAGGCATGATGACTCTTCAGCTAGGGACAACAGCAAGATGTGTGGGCAGGATGCTGGTGATGCAGACACCTGCCAAggggaaaatgaaattatgtgaGCCCTTTTATCCAGGGGAATCCAccctttgtttatttatctaaCATAACCTCTGTATGTTTCCATGAGAGCACCGATTTTAGGAACCTACTGGCCTGTTCTCAACTGCCTGTTCCCTAAGGAAGAAGCAGATTAAGTCTACTTGGCTGAATGCAGCAGGCTGGCACTCATGCTTTCTAGCTCCTGAGAGTTGTGGGAGCCCTCTCAGTTTCCAGTGAGAATCTTCAAGCAAGTTTTTAGAAATCCTGAACTTCTCTCCTCTACCACTTGTCAATTGTCCCCCTGTGATATACTCTGTTGTAGGTGTTTTCCTCAGACATTACTTAAACATCAATGTAGGCCATGTCCTCTAACCAACATCCTttaccctttcctctccctgtcaGTTCAGGAATTAAAttcccttgcctcttcctcctagtgttagaattaaaaacccctgcctctctctatcagtgctgagatttaatccccctgtctgcctcccagtgcttggattaaatcaacctgcctctgctgtcCAGTGCTGCGATTAAttaatcctgcctctgcccccaagtgatgggattaaatccccctgcatcaacctccaagtgctggaattaaatccccattcttctccctcccaccactgggattaaatccccctgaatcagcctcctaagttctggaattaaatTTCCCTTGAATGGCCCtatgaggaactaaaaagctatttccaagggcaaactgactcagccattactcaactACCCCGCCACAATGttacaatgtaaagagatttctattaagagatgagctcaactgtgactgggataactGCAAGTGCTCCAGGAAAGACCACTATAACCTTTGTGAAAATTTCACTCCCACCCAGATACccaccttgaggtttcaggaagaatgtggaTGTGAATGTACCCACCTTGTAATcaggccatgatcttgtgaaattagcctctagcCATGAATCaattgaaatgaaattgtatgggaattatAATGGTATGGCTTTTGTGGGGTTTCCTTTATAAGTAGCCATGTAGCTGCAGTGGGCACGACTCTTGCTCTGGGGAGGAGAGTAGCCCAACTGTACAGacgcatcaataaacctcttgctgtttgcatcaacttgactggagtctgggttcttaaGGCACACAACCGAGAAGGTAgcaccctgggtctggggtctgtcaccctgcctctgcctcctagtgctgggactaaaatccactgcatctgcctcccaagtgctaggattaaatctccctgcatctgcctcccaagtgctgggattaaatcccatGCCTCTGACCCCAAGAGAAAGGATttaatccacttgcctctgcctcccagtgatggGGTTAAATCCCTCTGGTTCTCACTCCCAAAGCTGGGAAAAAATccccctgcatcagcctcccaaatgctataATTAAATACTCCAaattctgcctccaagtgctagattaaatttctcctcctctgcctcccagtgctcgAATAAaacaccctgcctctgcctcccaagtgctaggattaaaatccCCTACATCTtcctcccagttctgggattaaatccacctgcctctccctcccagtgctgagCTTAAATCCCCCAGCCTcttcccccaagtgctgggattaaatccccctgaACCAGGCTCCCAAGCATAAGAATAAAAAaccctgcctttacctcccagtactgagattaaatcTCCCTGTCTCtacatcccagtgctgggattaaattcccCTACCTCTACatccagtgctgagattgaatcctgctgtctctgccccagagtgAAGGGATTAAATCatgctggctctgcttcccagtactgggattaaagccccCTGCCTTTTCCccccgatgctgggattaaatcccctgCACCAGGCTCCCAAGTATTAGAATTAAAAAaccctgcctttacctcccagtgctgagattaaatctccctgcctctacatcctagtgctgggattaaatcccattgcatcagcctcccaagtgctggaattaattcctccagcttctccctccaagtgctggaattaaatatccctgcctctgcctctcaagtcctaggattaaatccccctgcctctttctcccagtactgagattaactcctcctgcctctgcctctaagtgGTGAAATTAAATCCCCCTACCACTGAcactgagtgatgggattaattCATGCTGCCTTTaactcccagtgctgagattaaagagccctgcctcttcccccaaatgctgggattaaatccccctgcaCCAGGCTCCCAAGTATTAGAATTAaaacccccagcctcctcctcccagtgctgagattaaatcctACTACCTTTgcctctcagtgctaggattaaacccCCTTTACTCCAACAAGGAATGACAGGATTatatcccctgcctcagcctcccagtgctgggattgaatccCACTGCATCAACCTCCCAATTGCTAAAATTAaatcctctgagtgctggaattaaatccccaagcttctgcctcccagtgttggcatttaatctccctgcctctgcctaccagcTATGGGATTAAATCCCACTGTGcctccctcccagtgctgggattaaatcccttTGCATTAACCTCCCCAGGTGCCAGAATTAAAtgccctttctctgcctcccagtacttgGATTATTTCCCTTGatctgcctccctgtgctgggattaaatccccctgcttctgtccccaagtgatgggattaaatccccctgcctctctccctgagtgataggattaaatcTCCCTGTTTCTGcccccaagtgataggattaaatccacctgcatcagcctcccacaTGTTGGAATTAAAAccccctgcctcttcttcccagtgctgagattaaatcctcctgcctctgcctctgagtcttGTGATTATTTACCTCTGGctctccctctcagtgctgggattaaatccccctgcatCAGCCTACCGAAACCGAGTGCTAGAATTTAAtgccccttcttctccctcccagtgctgggattaaattcctTGACTCTGCCCCCCAGTGCTCCCACTAAATGTCCTGGCTCTGtacctgagtgatgggattaaatcctcctgcatcagcctctcaGAGGTGGAATTAAATCCCCCTTCAACTCCAACACAGCAATGGGATTTAATTCCCTTGCCTGTGCCTCCCCATGCTTTGcttaaatccccctgcctctgccccaagtgACTGGATTtaatccaactgcctctgcctcaaatgctggcattaaatctgcctgcctctacctcccaagtgctggaattaaatctTCTGGCTACTGCTTACACATACTGGAATTAAatttccctgtctcctcctcGCAATTGCTACGATTAAATCACCTTGGCTCTTCCTCCCGGTACTGGTATtaaatccccctgcttctgcctcccagtgctgggactaaaatcccctgccctgcctcccaattgctagaATTAATGCCTTCTGCATCTGCCACCCAGTACTGGGATAAATCCCCCTGCCTTTGCCCTGGAATGACGGGATTAAACCACAATGCTGCTgcttctcagtgctggagttaaagaccCCTGATTCTGCCCCAAACTGATGGATTAAATTGCCCTGCATTAGTCTCTCAATTGCTGGAATTAAATAtggcttcctctccctcccagtgcTCAGATTAAATTCCATTGCCTCTAACTCCCAGTGCTGTGAATtaatttcctgcctctgccccggagtgctgggattaaatccccctgcctctgcctcccagtgctgggattaaatccccttgcatcagcctcccaagtgctgaaattaaatttccctgcctctgcctccaagtgctgggattatatcaCCCgacatgagcctcccaagtgctgaaaataaatccactgtcctctgcctctgactgctggaattaaatccctgatcttctgcctcccagtgctggcattatatctccctgtctctgcctaccagccaTGGGATTAAATCTCTTTGTGCCTcgatcccagtgttgggattaaatgccACTGATTTAGCCTTCCCAGGTACCAGAATTAAatgccccttcctctgcctcccagtactgggattatttGCCTTGCCCTtgcctctctgtgctgggattaaatccccatccc
Encoded here:
- the LOC114701533 gene encoding melanoma-associated antigen B5-like; its protein translation is MPRGHKNKRHARKKRHQARGEAQACGGVQETVEEPQEAAEKSSAASQTQPEAESSSTPEAPQKATPSASSTLSISSSESRENSCGESEEFQEKESPVEDQPCTIRPHQDMVARKVIVLLQHLLHNFNLRQLTTKEGMLKVITKKYEDDFPEIFRKASQKLEDAFAVEVREVNSSEPSYNLISKLKLPNNGRIRAGKGFPKTAFVMCVLGIILIRGNCASEEDIWKVLKKKRIYPGKKHRIFGEPRKLLTHYLVKLQYLEYRQVAGSVPPRYEFLWGPQAYAETSKMKVLEYLAKINQTTPSAISAIYEEALKNDQGQTEARDEDDSDATDQTSEDPSVKLPANSTVPVDP